TATTCGCCAACCTCTTCACCAGAGCTGACCATCGCCACGACCTTTCCGGCAGCGTCGCGGAGCAGGGTGTTGTGCCACAGGATCTGCCGCTCGTCGCCGCCCTTCGTCAGCACCGGGCTCACTTCGGACGCCGGCGGTTCGGCATCCCCCGCCATCAGCCGGAGGAAGTTGGCGCCGAGTCGCTCGCGGAGCCGCTCGGGGACGATAGCTCCAAACCAGTCCTTCCCGACGAGTTCCGCTTCGGTATACCCAAGGATCCGGCAGCCTTTCCGATTCATCAGCTCGATCCGGGCGTCGGCGCCGACCACGGCGATCATCACCCCCGCAACGTCGAGATAACTCTGCGCACGGTCGCGCTGGGCGACGAGGAGATCTTCGGCGATCTTCCGGTCGGTGACGTCCTCGGCGATCCCGAGTATATACTTCGCTTCGCCCCGGGAGTCAGAGATCGGCACCTTCTTGACCCGGAGGATCCGTCCACTCCCATTCCCGACCTGGAACGTCTTCTCCGACAGGCTGTGGGCGTCATCCCCGAGGAACGCCGCCATATCTTCGGGGAAGAGTTCTGCCGCCCGCTTGCCCGCCATATCCTCGCTCGTCCTTCCCAGGAGTTCTACGGCGGCGTGGTTGAAGAAGACGAACGTCTGTTCTTTGACCTCTTTGACGAAGACCATGCTCGGGATATTGTTCACGACGGAGTACAGGAACGATTTCCACTTCTTCACCCGCCGGATGGCATGCCTCCGGTCGGTGATATCACGGCAGACGAACCGGTATCCGGTGAACTCGCCGATGATATCGAAGACCGCCGTTCCGTTGGCCTCGAGGAATACCAGATGGCCGTCTTTATGGAGCATGGTGCATTCAAAAAGGGTCGAGGCCGGCGTCCCGGCGCTCAGCGACCGAAGCCAGTCCCGTGCCCGATCCGCATCGGCGGGCGCCATGAAATCGCACGGGGTCTTCCCGACCATCTCCTCGGGGGCATAACCAAGAAGATCGCTGCTCTTCGGACTGACGTAGGTGAAGGTGCCGCCCTCATTCAGGTTCCAGATAAGATCGTTGATATTCTCGACGAGGGCACGGAACATATTCTCGCTCTCCAGAAGCGCCTCCTCGGCCTGCTTCTTCTCGGAGATATCCTCGAGAATGATCGTCACCCCGGGCGAACCGTCGTTGAAGACGGTCGGGAGGATCTTGATCCTGAAGAAGAAGACCTCGGTCTGCCGGACGAACCGGAGCTCCTCGACGAAATCGGTGCCGCCCAGCGCCTGTGCGATCCTCGTCCGGATCAGCGGG
This sequence is a window from Methanoculleus taiwanensis. Protein-coding genes within it:
- a CDS encoding DUF977 family protein is translated as MDPYSDELSPIIGLLKANPRGMSVTDIAAAVGINRNTVSRYLDILLISGQAEMRTYGKAKVFFLSQRVPISAMLNFSSDIVVVLDRETRIMQANDAACSFAGGDRDDLLGKEMARSPLAAFDHPLIRTRIAQALGGTDFVEELRFVRQTEVFFFRIKILPTVFNDGSPGVTIILEDISEKKQAEEALLESENMFRALVENINDLIWNLNEGGTFTYVSPKSSDLLGYAPEEMVGKTPCDFMAPADADRARDWLRSLSAGTPASTLFECTMLHKDGHLVFLEANGTAVFDIIGEFTGYRFVCRDITDRRHAIRRVKKWKSFLYSVVNNIPSMVFVKEVKEQTFVFFNHAAVELLGRTSEDMAGKRAAELFPEDMAAFLGDDAHSLSEKTFQVGNGSGRILRVKKVPISDSRGEAKYILGIAEDVTDRKIAEDLLVAQRDRAQSYLDVAGVMIAVVGADARIELMNRKGCRILGYTEAELVGKDWFGAIVPERLRERLGANFLRLMAGDAEPPASEVSPVLTKGGDERQILWHNTLLRDAAGKVVAMVSSGEEVGE